The Streptomyces bacillaris sequence TATTCCCCCGGCCGGTCTACTGGCGGGTAGACCCACCGGTAGCCACCACGCGGGGTTCCGGCGGGGACTACGCGGGCGCGGGGGCCTGCTCGGCCGCCCGCTCGATCACGCGGGGTGCCAGATCCGCGTTCTCCAGGATGTCCCGCAAGTGCTTCTCGGCGACCGGCAGCACCTCCTCGATGGTGATCTCCCGGCCCAGCTCGTTCGAGAGTGAGGTGACCCCCGCGTCCCGGATGCCGCACGGCACGATCCGGTCGAACCAGGTGTTGTCCGGGTTCACGTTGAGCGCGAAGCCGTGCATCGTGACGCCCTTGGCCACCCGGATCCCGATCGCCGCCAGCTTGCGGTCCTCGCGGCGCTGGCCCGCGTTGGACGGGGCGTACTCCGGGCCGTTCAGCCGCGGGTCGAACTCCTCGTCCTGGAGTCGCGGGTCGAAGTCGAGCGAGAGCCCGCCGAGCGCCTGGCGCTGCTCGACCGGGTCGCCCAGCACCCAGACACCGCTGCGGCCCTCCACCCGCGAGGTCTCCACCCCGAAGTCGGCGGCCGTACGGATCAGCGCCTCCTCCAGGCGGCGGACGTGCGCGACGACGTCGACCGGGCGCGGCAGCTTCTGGATCGGGTAGCCGACGAGCTGCCCCGGGCCGTGCCAGGTGATCTTCCCGCCCCGGTCCACATCGATGACCGGGGTGCCGTCCAGCGGACGTTCGCTGTCGGCCGTGCGCCGCCCCGCCGTGTAGACCGGCGGATGCTCCAGGAGCAGGCAGGTGTCCGGCACCAGGTCCTCGAACCGGGCGGCATGCACCTCACGCTGCTTCTGCCATGCCTCCTGGTACTCGACCGCCTCCGGACCGAAGCCCAGACGGACGAACCGCAGCTCGCTCACGACAGATGCCTCCCTACGTCGGACGCCGCGTGCCCGGAGGGGTGTCCCCGGGATGACGGCACCCTGCACTGGTCGCGCCCGCAACCACTGTACGACCGTCACCCGGTCGGCCCACCGGCAGGGCGAGGGGCGGGCCGGCGGGGGACAGCCGCGGATCGGTCGTGGATCGGCTGGAGAGTGGTCGTCGATCGGTGGCGGATCACCATCCGGGCGCCGCCGTCAGCTCGGTTCGCAATCCTCACACGATCGGATGAACGTGGAGCAAAGGGTGTCACCGGCCGCCCCGGCGGACGCTAAATTCGCGCCGTTCCCCAGGGGCTGTCCCGGCCCCCGAAGGCAGGAGACCGTACAGCTGATGTCGGAACGACCCCCGCAGCGCACGCCCAACCGCCGCCTCGCCTCACTCATCGCGGAAGCCGGGTTCTCCCATGCGGGCCTCGCCCGCCGGGTCGATCAGCTCGGCCTCGAACACGGACTGGACCTGCGGTACGACAAGACCTCGGTCACCCGCTGGCTGCGGGGACAGCAGCCGCGCGGCACCACCCCCGCCCTGATCGCCGAGGTCTTCACCCGGCGCCTCGGGCGGCGGCTCTCCGCCCAGGACCTCGGCCTCGACGCCTGCGCGCCCGTTTACGCGGGGCTGGAGTTCGCGGCCACGCCCAGCGAGGCCGTCGACATCGTCAGCGGCCTCTGGCGCAAGGACTCCGGTTCGCACACGGAACTGCGGAAGATCGCCTTCACCCCGGCCGGGCTCGTCGTCCCCAGCCGCGACTGGCTGATCGGCCGCGCCGACGAGTGGGTGGCCCGCGACGGCGGTGCGGACCGGCCGCCCGCCCCGCATCGCAGGCCGGGTGCCGGGGGAGCCGGTGGTCCGTCGCCCGGCCGCCCGGATGCGCCCGGGCGTACGGACGGGGGGTCGCGCACCGACCTCCGCGGCGCGCCCCGGCCCGGCGGGCCCGTACGCCCCGGTGGCCGCCCCGCCACGTCCGTCGGCCACTCCGGCCAGACAGGTGGCCACCCCGTGCCGACCGGAGGCCGTCCGTCCGCGGCGGACCCGTCCGGGGCGGGCGCCCGATCCGGAACGGGCGCCCTGCACGGCGGGGTGTCCACCGGCACGCCGGGCGGGCTCCTCGGCGGTCTGCCCGGCGGAGGTCCGGCCGGCTCCGGTGCCTCTTCCGGTACGGAGACGCTCCCCGCGGTCCCGCGCCAGCGGCAGACCGAGCGCGGGCCCGGCCTGCGGGTCGGCACCGGTGACGTCTCCGCCCTGCGCTCGGTCGGGGAGCTGTTCCGTACGCTCGACCACGCCTACGGCGGCGGCCACGCCCGCCAGGCCCTCGTGCGGTATCTGGAGCACGAGGCCGAGCCGATGCTCCGCGGGAGCTACGGCGAAGCCACCGGGCGCCGCCTCTTCGCCGCCGTCGCGGACCTTACCCGGCTGGCCGGCTGGACCTCGTTCGACATCGCCGCCCACGGTCTCGCCCAGCGGTACTTCGTCCAGGCCCTGCGGCTCGCCCAGGCCGCCGGGGACCGGGGGTACGGGGCGTACGTCCTGATCACCATGAGCCGCCAGGCCGTCCACCTCGGCCACGGCAGGGAGGCGGTCCAGCTCGCCCGCGTCGCCCAGCAGGGCATCGGCTCCGCCGCCCCGCCCCTCGTCCAGGCCCTGCTGCACTCGGTGGAGGCGCGCGGCCACGCGATCCTCGGCGAGGCGCGGGCCTGCACCGCCGCCCTGACCCGGGCCGAGCACGCTCTGGAGACGGCCCGGCCCGGGGACGAGGCGCCGCCGTGGGCCCGCCCCTTCGACGAGGCCCAGCTCGCCCACGAGCTGGGCCACTGCCACCGCGACCTCCAGCAGTACCGGGCCGCCGCCCAGCACGCCGAGCGCTCGCTCCAGCTCCGCGCTCCGGCGTACGCCCGCAGTCGGCTGCTCTGCCGGGTGGTGCTCGCCTCCGCCCGGCTGGGCCTCGGTGAGCTGGAGCAGGCCTGCCAGCTGGGGGCCGAGGCCGCCCAGCAGGCCGCCGAGATGCGCTCGGTCCGTGCCACCGAGTACGTACGCGCCTTCGAGCGCAGCCTGGAGCCGTACCGGGACGCGGCCGCCGTACGGGGCTACCGCGACCGGGTGGCGGCGCTGGGCTGACGGGGGAGGCCGGGCGGTTCCGTACGCGTCCCTTAGGCGTCCCGTGCGCGGGCTTCATCGAGCGGCGAAGCCCGTGCCAGGCGAAGCGCGCGTACGAGACGCGTACGGGGCGCGTACGGAAGGGCGAAGGCCCGCCCTCGCGGCGGAGTCCACGCCCCGACGGCGAAGCCCGCGCACGGGAACGGCCTCCCTGCTTGCCCGCCCGCGCGAGGCCGGGGCGGCGCGGCGCGGGGGCGTGTTGTGCGCGGCGCGCTGAGGCGGAGCCCGTACGCCCCACCTGCCTACGCCCCTGCGCTCCCGTCCCTACGCCGCCTCCCGCAGCCCTGCGCCCCCCGCGTGCGCCGGGCGTATGCCCAGGTCGGTGAGGATCGCCTCGGCCGCCCGGCGCCCCGAGTGCAGCGCCCCCTGGACCGTGCTCGTGTCGCGGTGGTCGCCGCACACGTAGAGCCCGGCCAGCACCCGTACCGGCCGGCGCGGGTCGTGCGGGGCCTCCATCGCGGGGACCGCCTCCGGGTCGTGGTGGGCGGCCAGCAGCTCCCAGTCGTCCGTCGGCGTCCCGTACAGCCGCGCCAGCTGGGCCCGTACCGAACGGTCCAGCTCCGGCGGCGGCGTCCCGAGCACCGTCGAGGTGATCAGCGCCCGGCCCTCCGGCGCGCGCGAGGGGTCGACCTCGCTCATCACCGCCGTGTACGCCACCGGGCCCGACCGGTCACCGTCCAGCACCAGCGACCGGCCGGTCGGCGGCGGTACGGGCGCGGTGTGGTGAAGGACCGTCACCGGGCGGAAGGCGGGCACCCGCAACCCCGGCAGCAGCTCGGCCGCCGCTCCCGCGCCGGTGGCCAGCAGCAGGGAACGGCACCCCAGTTCGCCGTGTTCCTTGGTCCGTACGGTGGTGATGTCGGCGGCCGTCACATGCACCCCGGTCCGGACCGTGCCGGGCGGCAGCGCGGCGGCCAGCAGATCGGGCAGCATTCCCGAACCGCCCGCCGGTACACACAGTCCGCCCCGCGCATAGTCGCGCAGCGCCAGATCCGCGCACCGGCTCGACGTGGTGAGACCCGGATCACCGAGCAGCGCGGTCAGCAGCGGACGGAGGACGCCGTCCACCGTACGGGCGGGCATCTGGCCCGCCGTCAGCGCGGCGAGCGCCGTCCGCTCGGGGCGGGCCAGCAGCCGGGCCGTCGGGGTGGCGGCCAGCCGGGAGAGCGCCGCGCCGAGCCGGGCCCGGTCGATCGCGTCGGAGACCGTACGGCTGTTCCGCAGACCGGGGGCACGGAGGCCGGAGCCCCGGAGTCCGGTGTTCTGGAGCGCTGTGCTCCGGGCGCCGAGTCCACCCCGGGACTCGAGCCGCAGCTGGCTCCCGTACCCGCCCGGCAGATCGTGGGGGGCGCTCGACCGGGTGCGTACGGCCCTGAGTGCGCCCCTTGCGCTCCGTATGTCGGCGGTGCGGTGGCGGCGGCCCTCGCTGTGCACCAGCACTCCGGAGGCGAACTCCCGCAGCTCCGGGGTGCCCAGCCCGGGCGTGGAGGTCAGCTCCGGCCAGGCGGTGCAGAGTAGGGGGCCGAGCCGGTCGAGCCGGAAGCCGTCCACCTCGTCGGTGGCCAGTCGGCCGCCCGGGGTGGGGGCCGCCTCCAGAACACTGACGCCGACTCCGGCGCCGGTCAGCAGATGGGCCGCTGAGAGGCCGGCGATCCCGGCCCCGATGATGATCACGTCCGCGTGATGTGCCGTGCTGCGCACAAGCCCCTCCCCGAGTCGGTGCGACTGGTGGGGGGCTCTTGCCCCCAACAGGTCCCCGGAATGCCGGAGTTCGCATCGAGGTTAGGAGGATGGCTGATAGTGGGTCAGACGCGCGTGGCCGGGAGCACCGGGGCACGGGGTCGCACGGAGGGGCCCTGAGTGAGCGAGTGAACGGGTGCGTGCGTGGGGCCCCGGCTCAGCGCAGGGCCGCGCGGATCGCCGCGTCGATGCCGGGGAAGGCGAACGAGAAGCCCGAGTCCAGCAGCTGCCCCGGGATCACCCGCTGACTGCCGAGCACATCGCCGGCGAACTCCCCGAGCGCGATCCGCAGGGCGGGCGCGGGGGCGGTGAACAGCGTCGGGCGGTGCAGTACGCGGCCCATCGCGGCGGTCACCTCGGCGTTGGTGACGGGGTCGGGCCCGGTCAGGTTCACCGGGCCGGTCAGCGACTCGGTGTCCAGGATGTGGCGCAGGGCCGCGACGTGGTCGTGCAGGGCGATGAAGCTCCAGTACTGCCGCCCGTTGCCCATCCGCCCGCCGAGCCCCGCCTTGAAGAGCGGGAACAGCCGCCCCCACGCCCCGCCCTCGCGGGCCACGACCAGTCCGGTGCGGGCGTGCACCGTGCGGATGCCCCGCTCCTCGGCGGCGGCCGTCGCGGCCTCCCACTCCTCGCAGACGGAGGGCAGGAAACCGTCCCCGGGCGGGGCGCTCTCGTCCACGGGCCGGTCGCCCGTGTCGCCGTAGAAGCCGATGGCCGAGCCGGAGAGCAGCACCTTCGGCGGGGTGTCGAGCGAGGCGACGGCCTCCGCGATCGCGGACGTGCCCAGCACCCGGCTGTCGCGGATCTCCTGCTTGTAGGCGTCGGTCCAGCGCCGGTCACCGACCCCGGCCCCGGCCAGGTGGACCACCGCGTCGCAGCCCACCAGCCCGGCCACGTCCACGTAACTTCGCTTCGGGTCCCACGCCACCTCGTCCCCGGACCTGGCCGGCCGGCGCACCAGGCGGACCACCTCGTGCCCGTCGGCGCGCAGCGAGCGCACGAGCGCCGCTCCGATGAGTCCGGAGGAACCAGTGACGGCGATACGGGAGGTCGGCATGGTGCCATCCTGCCCCAAGGAGGGGGGGAAACACGGCAGCTCTTCCGGGGGAAAACACCATGGAGCGGGGGGATACGGGCGTGGGACAGTGACGTCATGTCCGCACCTGCCCTCCACTCCGTCTCCGTCCGCACCGCCCGGCCCGCCGACGAGGAAGCCCTCGGTGAGCTGGACCGCTCCACCTGGTCCACCCTGCACGCGGTGGTGCCGCGGCCCCGCCCGCCGTACGACCCGTTCTTCGACGAGCGGCACCGGCCCGACGACTTCCTGGTGGCCGAGGTGGCGACGCCCTCCGCCGTGGGGCCCGGCGGGACGTGCATCGCCGGGTACATACGCCTGGTCCCGCCCACCCCGCTCGCCTGCAACGCCCATGTGCGCCAGATACAGGGGCTCGCCGTGGCCACCTGGGCACGCGGGGCCGGGATCGGGCGGACCCTGCTGCGGGCCGCGTGCGCCGAGGCTCGGCGGCAGGGCGCCAACCGGATCACGCTGCGGGTGCTCGGGCACAACACGCCTGCCCGGGCGCTCTACGCCTCCGAGGGGTTCGCCGTGGAAGGGGTGCTGAGCGGGGAGTTCTTCCTGCAGGGCCGCTATGCCGACGACGTCCTGATGGGCCGCTCGCTCACGCCCTGAGCACGCCTACGGGCTCAGCGGGGCGCGGTCACCGGGGCCCGGACCAGCGCAGCCTGGACCACCGCGGACCGGCGGCCCGACAGGGCGGGGATCAGCGGGGCGCGAAGCGGTCCCAGAGTTCAGGGTAGCGGGCGGCCAGCGCCTCGTCGTCCTCGAAGTCGACCGGGGAGCCCAGCGGCTCGGTGGGCTGGGGCGGCAGTCCCAGGTCGGGCGCGACCACGCCCGTGAGCTGCTCGTAGGCCTCGTCGGCCGCGTAGCCCAGCTCCTCCCCGTCCCCGTCGATCTCCTCGTCGAAGTCGTCCAGCAGCTCCGCCAGAGCGTCAGGGTCGTGCAGCGCGCCCTCGAAGACCTCCCGGCCCTGGCCGATCAGCCAGCACCGGAAGTAGTCGAAGGCGTCGTCGCTCGCCCCGCCCAGCAGCACGGCGGCCGCGCCCCACAGATCCCAGCGGTAGGCGCGGTTGTAGCGGGCCTCGAAGTGCCGGGCGAAGTCCAGCACGGAATCGGGGTCGAGCTGCACCAGCCGTTCCACGAGCAGGTCGGCCTGCTCCTCGGGGTCGCCCTCGGCGCCCTCGCGGCTGCTGTCGATGATCTCCCAGAATTCCGTCTCGTCCATCACGGGTCCAGCATCCAGCCTGCCGGGACCCCTCGCACGCCCAGACGGCGAAAAGAAGCCTTTCAGCGATACAGCTCGCGCAGGCGTTCGGCCGCCACGGCGAACCGGCTCCGCAACTCCTCGGGGGCCATGACCTCCAACTCGGGACCCAGCGAAAGGAGCTGGCTGTATGCCACGTCCAGTGATTCCACGGGGAGGACGACCGTGCGCCACCCGTCCGGACCGGCCGGAGGGGCCTGCGCGAGAGCCTCCGCGGCCGCCGCCCGGTCCCCGGCGTACGGGAGCCGCTGTGCCCCGCTCTCGGACACGCGTACGGTCACCTCGGTGCGGAGGAGGGACCGGGCGAAGTCGGCGGCCCGCTCCTCCCAGAACGCGGGCAGGTCGAAGGCCTCGTCCCGCTCGAAGCGCTCGTCGGCCGGCTCCACGGAGGTGAACCGGTCGATCCGGTAGACCCGGAAGTCGTCGCCCGCCCTGGCGCAGAGGTACCAGACCCCGGCCTTGAGGACGAGCCCGTACGGAGCCAGCTCCCGCGTCACCTCCGTACGGTCGCGGTCACCCCCGCCCTCGCGGCCCCCGCCCCTGCGGTAGCGGGCCCGGACCAGGCGGTCGTCCCAGACGGCGTCGGCGATCACGGGCAGCAGCTCGGGCGTCTCCGGCTCGTGGTACCAGGAGGGCGCGTCCAGGTGGAAGCGGCGGGCGGCGGATGAGGAGGCGTCACGGAGGGAGGGCAGCAGCGCGGCCGACACCTTGAGCCGGGCGGCCGACGCCGCGTCCTCCAAGCCCATCTCGCGCAGGGCCGAGGGCAGCCCGGAGAGGAACAGCGCCTCCGCCTCGTCGCGGGCCAGCCCGGTCAGCCGGGTGCGGTAGCCGCCGACGAGCCGGTAGCCGCCCGCCCGGCCGCGCTCGGCGTAGACCGGGACGCCCGCCTCGGAGAGCGCCTGCGCGTCCCGGGTGACCGTACGCTCCGACACCTCCAGCTCCGCCGCCAGCTCGGCGGCGGTCATGGCGGGACGGGACTGAAGAAGGAGGACCATCTTGATCAGCCGAGCAGCACGCATGGCCCCATTGTGGTGCCCCCGACACCCCCCGACCGCCCATGCCGAAGCCGCGGGCCGCTCACGCGGACCCACCGCCCACCCCGGGCCCCCGGCCGCCCACGTCCGGCGCCCGCACAGCCCGACCGCCCACACCGCCCCCCGGGCCGCCCACATCCGGCGTCCGCACGGGCCGGCCGCCCACACCCACCCGGCCGCCCATGCCGGAACCCCCGGCCGCCGGGGCGGGCGCGTTGTCGGACGCGGCCGCCCCGGGGACCGGGGGCTCGGGTCTGTACGGGAGCGGGGCTCAGAGGCCGTAGCGCTCCCGGGCCTCCTTGACCGCCGAGGCCGGGACCTCGCCGCGCTTGGCGAGCTGGGCCAGCGAGGCGACGACGATCGACCGGGCGTCGACGCCGAAGTGGCGGCGGGCCGCCTCACGGGTGTCGGAGAGGCCGAAGCCGTCCGTGCCGAGCGAGGACCAGTCCTGCTCCACCCACTGGCTGATCTGGTCCGGCACCTGGCGCATCCAGTCGCTGACCGCGAGCACCGGGCCCGGCGCACCGGCGAGCGCCTGCGTCACGTACGGCACCCGCTGCTCACCGCGGAGCAGCGCCTCGTCGGACTCCAGCGCGTCGCGGCGCAGCTCGCCCCACGAGGTGGCGGACCAGACGTCGGCCGTGACACCCCAGTCGGCGGCCAGCAGCTCCTGGGCCTCCAGGGCCCAGTGGATCGCCGTGCCGGAGGCCAGCAGTTG is a genomic window containing:
- the lipB gene encoding lipoyl(octanoyl) transferase LipB, giving the protein MSELRFVRLGFGPEAVEYQEAWQKQREVHAARFEDLVPDTCLLLEHPPVYTAGRRTADSERPLDGTPVIDVDRGGKITWHGPGQLVGYPIQKLPRPVDVVAHVRRLEEALIRTAADFGVETSRVEGRSGVWVLGDPVEQRQALGGLSLDFDPRLQDEEFDPRLNGPEYAPSNAGQRREDRKLAAIGIRVAKGVTMHGFALNVNPDNTWFDRIVPCGIRDAGVTSLSNELGREITIEEVLPVAEKHLRDILENADLAPRVIERAAEQAPAPA
- a CDS encoding regulator codes for the protein MSERPPQRTPNRRLASLIAEAGFSHAGLARRVDQLGLEHGLDLRYDKTSVTRWLRGQQPRGTTPALIAEVFTRRLGRRLSAQDLGLDACAPVYAGLEFAATPSEAVDIVSGLWRKDSGSHTELRKIAFTPAGLVVPSRDWLIGRADEWVARDGGADRPPAPHRRPGAGGAGGPSPGRPDAPGRTDGGSRTDLRGAPRPGGPVRPGGRPATSVGHSGQTGGHPVPTGGRPSAADPSGAGARSGTGALHGGVSTGTPGGLLGGLPGGGPAGSGASSGTETLPAVPRQRQTERGPGLRVGTGDVSALRSVGELFRTLDHAYGGGHARQALVRYLEHEAEPMLRGSYGEATGRRLFAAVADLTRLAGWTSFDIAAHGLAQRYFVQALRLAQAAGDRGYGAYVLITMSRQAVHLGHGREAVQLARVAQQGIGSAAPPLVQALLHSVEARGHAILGEARACTAALTRAEHALETARPGDEAPPWARPFDEAQLAHELGHCHRDLQQYRAAAQHAERSLQLRAPAYARSRLLCRVVLASARLGLGELEQACQLGAEAAQQAAEMRSVRATEYVRAFERSLEPYRDAAAVRGYRDRVAALG
- a CDS encoding NAD(P)/FAD-dependent oxidoreductase — its product is MRSTAHHADVIIIGAGIAGLSAAHLLTGAGVGVSVLEAAPTPGGRLATDEVDGFRLDRLGPLLCTAWPELTSTPGLGTPELREFASGVLVHSEGRRHRTADIRSARGALRAVRTRSSAPHDLPGGYGSQLRLESRGGLGARSTALQNTGLRGSGLRAPGLRNSRTVSDAIDRARLGAALSRLAATPTARLLARPERTALAALTAGQMPARTVDGVLRPLLTALLGDPGLTTSSRCADLALRDYARGGLCVPAGGSGMLPDLLAAALPPGTVRTGVHVTAADITTVRTKEHGELGCRSLLLATGAGAAAELLPGLRVPAFRPVTVLHHTAPVPPPTGRSLVLDGDRSGPVAYTAVMSEVDPSRAPEGRALITSTVLGTPPPELDRSVRAQLARLYGTPTDDWELLAAHHDPEAVPAMEAPHDPRRPVRVLAGLYVCGDHRDTSTVQGALHSGRRAAEAILTDLGIRPAHAGGAGLREAA
- a CDS encoding TIGR01777 family oxidoreductase; protein product: MPTSRIAVTGSSGLIGAALVRSLRADGHEVVRLVRRPARSGDEVAWDPKRSYVDVAGLVGCDAVVHLAGAGVGDRRWTDAYKQEIRDSRVLGTSAIAEAVASLDTPPKVLLSGSAIGFYGDTGDRPVDESAPPGDGFLPSVCEEWEAATAAAEERGIRTVHARTGLVVAREGGAWGRLFPLFKAGLGGRMGNGRQYWSFIALHDHVAALRHILDTESLTGPVNLTGPDPVTNAEVTAAMGRVLHRPTLFTAPAPALRIALGEFAGDVLGSQRVIPGQLLDSGFSFAFPGIDAAIRAALR
- a CDS encoding GNAT family N-acetyltransferase, which encodes MSAPALHSVSVRTARPADEEALGELDRSTWSTLHAVVPRPRPPYDPFFDERHRPDDFLVAEVATPSAVGPGGTCIAGYIRLVPPTPLACNAHVRQIQGLAVATWARGAGIGRTLLRAACAEARRQGANRITLRVLGHNTPARALYASEGFAVEGVLSGEFFLQGRYADDVLMGRSLTP
- a CDS encoding DUF4240 domain-containing protein; protein product: MDETEFWEIIDSSREGAEGDPEEQADLLVERLVQLDPDSVLDFARHFEARYNRAYRWDLWGAAAVLLGGASDDAFDYFRCWLIGQGREVFEGALHDPDALAELLDDFDEEIDGDGEELGYAADEAYEQLTGVVAPDLGLPPQPTEPLGSPVDFEDDEALAARYPELWDRFAPR
- a CDS encoding helix-turn-helix transcriptional regulator; this translates as MRAARLIKMVLLLQSRPAMTAAELAAELEVSERTVTRDAQALSEAGVPVYAERGRAGGYRLVGGYRTRLTGLARDEAEALFLSGLPSALREMGLEDAASAARLKVSAALLPSLRDASSSAARRFHLDAPSWYHEPETPELLPVIADAVWDDRLVRARYRRGGGREGGGDRDRTEVTRELAPYGLVLKAGVWYLCARAGDDFRVYRIDRFTSVEPADERFERDEAFDLPAFWEERAADFARSLLRTEVTVRVSESGAQRLPYAGDRAAAAEALAQAPPAGPDGWRTVVLPVESLDVAYSQLLSLGPELEVMAPEELRSRFAVAAERLRELYR